GCACGACAAGTACCCGACCCTGAACCAGGCGTCGGCGTTCGACCAGATCGACAAGGCGCCCGAAGAGCGTCAGCGCGGCATCACCATCTCGATCGCGCACGTCGAGTACCAGACCGAAGCCCGTCACTACGCGCACGTGGACTGCCCCGGTCACGCCGACTACATCAAGAACATGATCACCGGCGCGGCGCAGATGGACGGCGCGATCCTGGTTGTCGCGGCGACCGACGGCCCGATGCCCCAGACCAAGGAGCACGTGCTGCTCGCCCGTCAGGTCGGCGTGCCCTACATCGTGGTGGCGCTGAACAAGTCGGACATGGTCGATGACGAGGAGATCCTCGAGCTCGTCGAGCTCGAGGTCCGCGAGCTGCTCAACCAGTACGAGTTCCCGGGTGACGATGCTCCGATCGTCCGGGTGTCGGCGCTGAAGGCTCTGGAAGGCGACGCCGAGTGGAGCGAGAAGCTGCTCGGACTGATGGACGCCGTCGACGAGGCCATCCCGCAGCCGGTTCGTGAGACCGAGAAGCCGTTCCTGATGCCCGTTGAGGATGTGTTCACGATCACCGGTCGTGGCACCGTCGTCACCGGCCGCATCGAGCGCGGTGTCCTCAAGGTCAACGAGACCGTCGACATCATCGGCATCAAGGAAGGCAAGACCACCACCACGGTGACCGGGATCGAGATGTTCCGCAAGCTGCTGGACGAGGGTCAGGCCGGCGAGAACGTGGGTCTGCTGCTTCGTGGCATCAAGCGCGAAGACGTGGAGCGCGGCCAGGTCATCATCAAGCCGGGCACCACGACGCCGCACACCGACTTCGAGGCCAACGTCTACATCCTGTCCAAGGACGAGGGTGGCCGGCATACGCCGTTCTTCAACAACTACCGCCCGCAGTTCTACTTCCGCACCACGGACGTGACCGGTGTGGTGACCCTGCCTGAGGGCACCGAGATGGTCATGCCCGGTGACACCACCGAGATGACGGTCGCGCTGATCCAGCCGATCGCCATGGAAGAGGGTCTGCGGTTCGCGATCCGTGAAGGTGGCCGCACCGTCGGCGCCGGTCGGGTCACCAAGATCAACAAGTAACACTCGTTGGAAGTTCGGCGGCCGGGCAGCCTGCTCGGGGCTCGGCCGCCGGACCACACGTCACACCGCTTCGATCCGTGACCACGGACCGCGAGCTTGAACCTGAGCACCAGATCGACTCCGTGCGAGCGCTGGCGCGAGCACTATCGACCACAGTGAGGACGAGAAAGCCACCATGGCTGGACAGAAGATCCGCATTCGGCTCAAGGCCTATGACCACGAGGCCATTGACGCCAGCGCGCGAAAGATCGTCGAAACCGTGACGCGCACCGGCGCTCGCGTTGTCGGGCCGGTGCCCCTGCCGACCGAGAAGAACGTGTACTGCGTCATCCGCTCGCCGCACAAGTACAAGGACAGCCGCGAGCACTTCGAGATGCGCACCCACAAGCGTCTCATCGACATCCTGGACCCGACGCCCAAGACGGTCGACGCGCTGATGCGCATCGACCTACCGGCCAGCGTCGACGTCAACATCCAGTAGCAGCGGTTAGCGAGAATTCATCATGACTAGTCAGAGCAAGGTGATCCGCGGCATTCTGGGCGAGAAGCTCGGCATGACCCAGGTGTTCGACGCCAACAACCGGATCGTTCCGGTGACCGTCGTCAAGGCAGGGCCGTGCGTGGTGACCCAGATCCGGACCCAGGAGAAGGACGGCTACACCGCCGTCCAGCTCGCCTACGGCCAGATCGATCCGCGCAAGGTGACCAAGCCGTTGTCAGGTCACTTCCAGGCAGCCGGCGTAACGCCACGGCGCCACGTGATCGAGCTGCGCACCTCCTCGACCGAGGGCTATGAGATCGGCCAGGAGTTCGGCGCGGACATCTTCGTCGACGGCGCGTCGGTAGACGTGACCGGCACCACCAAGGGCAAGGGCACCGCCGGTGTCATGAAGCGCCACGGGTTCCACGGCGTGTCGGCATCCCACGGTTCCCACCGCAACCACCGCAAGCCGGGCTCCATCGGCGGCTGCTCGACACCCGGTCGGGTGTTCAAGGGCATGCGGATGGCCGGCCGGATGGGTGTCGACAGGCAGACCACCCAGGGACTTCGTGTCATCCGGGTCGACGCCGAGCGCGGTCTGCTGCTCATCGAAGGCGCCGTGCCCGGCCCCAAGGGCGGCCTGGTTCTCGTCCGTACCGCAGTGAAGGGAGCCTGATCCGATGACTCTCACCGTTGACGTAGTCAGCCCGGCCGGCGTCGAGCCGGCCCGCAGCTCGATCGAGCTGCCCGCCGAGGTCTTCGACGTTCCGACCAACGTGGCCCTGATCCACCAGGTCGTGGTCGCCCAGCTCGCCGCCGCGCGGCAGGGCACCGCCTCGACCAAGACCCGCGGCGAAGTCCGCGGTGGTGGCAAGAAGCCGCACCGGCAGAAGGGCACCGGCCGGGCCCGGCAGGGTTCGACCCGCGCGCCGCAGTTCGCCGGCGGTGGCGTCGTGCACGGCCCCAAGCCGCGCTCCTATGACCAGCGCACCCCGAAGAAGATGAAGGCCGCCGCCCTGCGTGGCGCGCTCTCAGACCGCGCCCGGCACGGCCGGGTGCACGTCGCCTCGGCCCTGGTCGCCGGCGACAGCCCGTCCACCAAGGCGATCACGGCCTCGCTGGCCTCGATCAGCACGGCCAAGAACCTTCTGGTCGTGATCCAGCGCGCGGACGAGCTGAGCTGGAAGAGCCTGCGCAACCTCAACGGGGTCCACGTGCTCGAGCCGGGTCAGCTCAACACCTACGACGTGCTGATCTCCGATGACGTGATCTTCACCCTGGACGCGCTGGAGACCTTCCTGGCCGGACCGGCCAGCGGAAAGTCGGCCAAGGGCGCGGCGAGCTCGGCCGAGTTGGCCGACGCCGGCGACGTTGCTCAGGGCGAGACCCCGGTCGTGACCGAAGAGGATGAGAACTGATGTTTGACGATCATCGCGACGTGCTGCTCGCCCCGGTCATCTCCGAGAAGAGCTACGGGCTGCTGGACCAGAACAAGTACACCTTCGACGTCCACCCGGACGCCAACAAGACGCAGATCAAGATCGCTGTCGAGAAGGTTTTCAACGTCAAGGTGACGGATGTGAACACTCTCAATCGTCAGGGCAAGCGCAAGCGGACCCGATTCGGATACGGCACGCGCAAGAGCATCAAGCGCGCTGTCGTCACCCTCCGCGAGGGGGACCGCATCGAGGTCTTCGGCGGACCTGCGGCCTAGCGGGACACGGGACAGGAACGGACTTCAGATATGGGTATCCGCAAGTACAAGCCGACGACTCCCGGTCGCCGTGGTTCCAGTGTCGCCGACTTCGTCGAGGTCACCAGGACCACGCCGGAGAAGTCACTGGTCCGGCCGCTGCACAACCGTGGCGGCCGTAACAACACCGGCCACATCACCACGCGCCATCAGGGTGGTGGGCACAAGCGCGCCTACCGGCTGATCGACTTCCGCCGCAACGACAAGGACGGGGTGCCGGCCAAGGTCGCGCACATCGAGTACGACCCGAACCGGACCGCGCGGATCGCGTTGCTGCACTACGCCGACGGCGAGAAGCGCTACATCATCGCGCCGCGGACGTTGAAGCAGGGCGATGAGATCGAGAACGGCCCGGGCGCTGACATCAAAGCGGGCAACTCGCTGCCGCTGCGCAACATCCCGGTCGGCACCACGGTGCACGCGATCGAGCTGCGCCCCGGCGGTGGCGCCAAGATCGCCCGCTCCGCCGGCGCCAGCGTGCAGCTGGTGGCCAAGGACGGCCCGTACGCCCAGCTGCGGATGCCCTCCGGTGAGATCCGCAACGTCGACGTGCGCTGCCGCGCCACCGTCGGCGAGGTCGGCAACGCCGAGCAGAGCAACATCAACTGGGGCAAGGCCGGCCGGATGCGGTGGAAGGGCAAGCGCCCGACCGTCCGAGGTGTCGCGATGAACCCGGTGGACCACCCGCACGGCGGTGGTGAGGGCAAGACCTCTGGTGGCCGGCACCCGGTCAACCCGGCTGGCAAGCCTGAAGGCCGCACCCGTTCCCGTAAGGCGAGCGACTCGATGATCGTCCGCCGCCGCAAGTCAAACAAGAAGCGTTAGGACCAGCCATGCCTCGCTCGCTCAAGAAGGGCCCCTTCGTCGACGACCACCTGCTCAAGAAGGTGGATGTCCAGAACGACAAGGGCAGCAAGAACGTGATCAAGACCTGGTCGCGGCGCTCGACGATCATTCCGGACATGCTGGGTCACACCATCGCGGTGCATGACGGCCGCAAGCATGTCCCGGTGTTCGTCACCGAGGGCATGGTCGGCCACAAGCTCGGCGAGTTCGCCCCGACCCGCACCTTCCGGGGTCACATCAAGGATGACCGCCGGTCCCGCCGGTAGTCGCGCCGCTTCATCCGATTCGTTCACACCGATCAATCAGTCAGACTTAAGGGATATCGCAGATGGCAGCCAACGAACCCGACGCAGCTGTGCGGACCGCCTTCGCGCGGGCGTCGCAGGTCAACGTGACGCCCATGAAGGCGCGTCGCGTCATCGACCTGATTCGCAACAAGCCGGCATCGGATGCGCTTTCGGTGCTCAAGTTCGCACCGCAGGCAGCGTCTGAGCCGGTTGCGAAGGTGCTGGCCTCCGCGATCGCCAACGCTGAGAACAACTTCAACCTCGATCCCGAGACGCTGATCGTCTCGCGGGCCTTCGTCGATGAGGGCCCGACTCTCAAGCGGTTCCAGCCGCGGGCGCAGGGACGGGCCTTCCGGATCCGCAAGCGCACCAGCCACATCACCATCGAGGTCGAGAGCGTAGAGAGAGTCGCGAAGGCCGGCTCGTCTTCGCGCAACACCGGCAAGAAGGGGAGCACCCGCTAATGGGGCAGAAAGTAAACCCGAACGGGTTCCGCCTCGGCATCACCACCGACTGGAAGAGTCGCTGGTTCGCCGACAAGAACTACGCCGAGTACGTCAAGGAGGACGTCGCGATCCGTCGCCTGATGTCCAAGGGGATGGAGCGAGCCGGGATCGCCAAGGTGGAGATCGAGAGGACCCGTGACCGGGTCCGGGTCGACATCCACACCGCGCGGCCGGGCATCGTGATCGGTCGCCGGGGCGCTGAGGCCGACCGGATCCGCGGCGAGCTGGAGAAGCTCACCGGCAAGCAGGTCCAGCTGAACATCCTCGAGGTCAAGAACCCCGAAGCCGATGCCCAGCTGGTCGCCCAGGGCGTGGCCGAGCAGCTGTCCAACCGCGTCAGCTTCCGTCGCGCGATGCGCAAGAGCATGCAGTCGACCTTGAAGAGCCCAGGGGTCAAGGGCATCCGGGTGCAGTGCTCCGGTCGCCTCGGCGGCGCCGAGATGAGCCGCTCGGAGTTCTACCGCGAAGGCCGGGTGCCGTTGCACACCCTGCGCGCCAATATCGACTACGGCTTCTACGAGGCCCGCACGACCTTCGGCCGGATCGGCGTGAAGGTCTGGATCTACAAGGGCGAGGTTCCCACCGGCTCGCGTACCGAGCGCGAGGCCGCAGTCGCGGCCGAGGCTCTGCGCCAGCGTCGTGACCGGCCTGCCCGGCCCCGCCGCTCCGGCTCGCAGGGCACCACCGGCGTCTCGACCGAGGCAGGCCGCGCGGCCGACGCCGGCGATGCTCCGTTGGCGACCGCGGTGCTTGACACCGAGCCGGTTGACTCGCCAGTGGTCGACGCGCTGGCCGTCGAAGGCCGGGCCGTCGAGGCGCCGGTGACCGACACCGCTGAGACGCCGGCGGCCGACGCCGTCGCGCCGGCAGCTGAGAACACCGAAAACACTGAGGGCTGACACATGTTGATCCCACGGCGGGTTAAGCACCGCAAGCAGCACCACCCGGATCGCACCGGGCCTGCCAAGGGTGGCACCCGTGTCACCTTCGGCGAGTACGGCGTTCAGGCGCTCGAGCCTGCCTACATCACCAACCGCCAGATCGAGTCGGCGCGTATCGCCATCAACCGGCACATCCGCCGTGGTGGCAAGGTCTGGATCAACATCTACCCAGACCGCCCGCTGACCAAGAAGCCTGCCGAGACCCGGATGGGTTCGGGTAAGGGTTCGCCGGAATGGTGGATCGCCAACATCAAGCCGGGACGGGTGCTCTTCGAGCTGTCCTACCCGGATGAGAAGACGGCCAAAGAGGCCCTGACCCGGGCCATCCACAAGCTGCCCATGAAGTGCCGGATCGTGAAGCGGGAGGAGTTCTGATGGCTACCACGTCCAACACCAGCGAGCTTCGCGAGCTGCACGACGCGGAACTGCAGACCCGGCTGCGGGAGTTCAAGGAAGAGCTGTTCAACCTGCGCTTCCAGATGGCGACCGGACAACTGGACAACAACCGGCGGCTGCGCGTCGTGCGGCACGACATCGCGCGGATCTACACGATCCTGCGCGAGCGCGAGCTAGGCCTGTCGGTAGCACCTGAAGGAGGCGCGGCATGAGCACGGACGCAACCCCGGCTACCACCGAGACCGTTCGCGACGCCGACCGCAAGGTCCGTGAGGGCCTGGTCGTCAGCGACAAGATGGACAAGACGGTGGTGGTCGCGGTCGAGGACCGGGTCAAGCACCCGCTCTACGGCAAGGTCATCCGGCGCACCAACAAGCTCAAGGCTCACGACGAGGCCAACTCGGCCGGCGTCGGCGACCGGGTGCTGTTGATGGAGACCCGCCCGCTGTCGGCCACCAAGCGCTGGCGCGTGGTGGAGATCATCGAGCGCGCCAAGTAAGAGACAACGTTCCGCCCGGCGACCCGGGCGGGAGCAAGACGGCATAGTAAGGGCCCGCCACGAGGCCTGGTTAGCCACGATTTTGGGAGTAAGGCTGTGATTCAGCAGGAGTCGCGACTGCGCGTCGCCGACAACACCGGCGCCAAGGAGATCTTGTGCATCCGGGTGTTGGGCGGCTCGGGTCGGCGCTACGCGGGCATCGGCGACATCATCGTCGCCACCGTCAAGGACGCTTTGCCCGGCGCCGGTGTCAAGAAGGGTGACGTCGTCAAGGCCGTCATCGTCCGGACGGTGAAGGAGCGTCGGCGTGCCGATGGCTCCTACATCAAGTTCGACGAGAACGCCGCCGTGCTGATCAAGGCAGACGGCGAGCCTCGCGGCACCCGCATCTTCGGCCCGGTCGGGCGCGAGTTACGCGACAAGAAGTTCATGAAGATCATCTCGCTGGCTCCGGAGGTGCTGTAGCCATGAAGATCAAGAAAGGCGACGAGGTCGTCGTCATCGCAGGCAAGGACCGCGGAAAGACCGGCAAGGTGATCGCGTCGTACCCCGCCGAGAACAAGGTCATCGTCGAGGGCGTCAACCGGGTCACCAAGCACACCCCGGTCTCAGCCAACGCCCGGGGAGCCAAGACCGGCGGGATCGTGACCCAGGAAGCCAAGGTCGACGCCAGCAACGTGATGCTGGTGGTGGACGGCCAGGCCACCCGGGTCGGCTACCGCCGAGATGAAGAGACCGGCCGCAACGTCCGCGTTGCCCGCCGCACTGGAAAGGACCTGTGATGAGCACCGAGGCAAGCACCACTGCGGTGCCGGCGCCGCGGTTGAAGCTGCGCTACCGCCAGGAGATCGTGCCTGCGCTGCAGAGCGAGTTCTCCTACGCCAACCCCATGCAGGTCCCCGGCGTCGTCAAGATCGTCGTGAACATGGGAGTCGGGCAGGCCGCCAAGGACGCCAAGCTGATGGACGGGGCGGTGCGTGACCTGACCCTGATCACCGGTCAGAAGCCGCTCGTGCAGAAGGCCCGCGTCTCCATCGCCCAGTTCAAGCTGCGCGAGGGCATGCCGATCGGCGCGAAGGTGACCCTGCGGGGTGACCGCATGTGGGAGTTCCTGGACCGGCTGCTGAGCCTGGCGCTGCCCCGAATCCGTGACTTCCGCGGGCTCTCGCCCAAGCAGTTCGACGGCAACGGCAACTACACCTTCGGCCTCAACGAGCAGTCCATGTTCCACGAGATCGACCCCGACACGATCGATCGCCCGCGCGGCATGGACATCACCGTCGTGACAACGGCGAAAAACGACGATGAGGGTCGCGCGCTGCTTCGGGCGCTCGGCTTTCCGTTCAAGGAGAACTAGGTCATGGCCAAGACTTCACTCAGGATCAAGGCGGCGGCAAAGCCGAAGTTCGCGGTTCGCGGGTACACCCGGTGCCAGCGCTGCGGTCGGTCCCAGGCTGTCTACAAGAAGTTCGGACTCTGCCGGATCTGCCTGCGTGAGATGACCCATGCCGGCGAGCTGCCCGGCATGACCAAGTCGAGCTGGTAGACCGCTCCCTGTTCAGCCGCACGATCTCGATTTCTCAATCGAGCAGCGATCAGGCAAACTTGTCTGGTTGTCCATTTGCTTCGAAGCAGGCCCCGTCCGGATGCCGGATCGCCGGGAACCGCTCCGAGAGAGGTAAGACCTTGATGAATCAGCTCTTCGCCGTCCCGAACCGCGAGGCCGTCTCATGACGATGACGGACCCCATCGCCGACATGCTGACCCGTCTGCGTAACGCCAACTCGGCGTTTCACGACACGGTGTCCATGCCCCACAGCAAGCTCAAGGCTCACATCGCCGAGATCCTGCAGCAGCAGGGTTACATCTCAGGCTTCCAGGTGACCGACACCGAGGGCGACCTGCCCGGCAAGGTGCTGACCCTGAACCTGAAGTACGGCCCCAATCGCGAGCGCAGCATCGCCGGCGTGCGCCGAGTGTCCAAGCCCGGACTTCGGGTGTACGCCAAGTCCACCGGACTGCCCCGGGTGCTCGGCGGCCTGGGCATCGCCATCATCTCGTCCTCGTCCGGTCTGTTGACCGAC
This genomic stretch from Jatrophihabitans sp. harbors:
- the tuf gene encoding elongation factor Tu, whose translation is MAKAKFERTKPHVNIGTIGHIDHGKTTLTAAITKVLHDKYPTLNQASAFDQIDKAPEERQRGITISIAHVEYQTEARHYAHVDCPGHADYIKNMITGAAQMDGAILVVAATDGPMPQTKEHVLLARQVGVPYIVVALNKSDMVDDEEILELVELEVRELLNQYEFPGDDAPIVRVSALKALEGDAEWSEKLLGLMDAVDEAIPQPVRETEKPFLMPVEDVFTITGRGTVVTGRIERGVLKVNETVDIIGIKEGKTTTTVTGIEMFRKLLDEGQAGENVGLLLRGIKREDVERGQVIIKPGTTTPHTDFEANVYILSKDEGGRHTPFFNNYRPQFYFRTTDVTGVVTLPEGTEMVMPGDTTEMTVALIQPIAMEEGLRFAIREGGRTVGAGRVTKINK
- the rpsJ gene encoding 30S ribosomal protein S10, coding for MAGQKIRIRLKAYDHEAIDASARKIVETVTRTGARVVGPVPLPTEKNVYCVIRSPHKYKDSREHFEMRTHKRLIDILDPTPKTVDALMRIDLPASVDVNIQ
- the rplC gene encoding 50S ribosomal protein L3: MTSQSKVIRGILGEKLGMTQVFDANNRIVPVTVVKAGPCVVTQIRTQEKDGYTAVQLAYGQIDPRKVTKPLSGHFQAAGVTPRRHVIELRTSSTEGYEIGQEFGADIFVDGASVDVTGTTKGKGTAGVMKRHGFHGVSASHGSHRNHRKPGSIGGCSTPGRVFKGMRMAGRMGVDRQTTQGLRVIRVDAERGLLLIEGAVPGPKGGLVLVRTAVKGA
- the rplD gene encoding 50S ribosomal protein L4, translating into MTLTVDVVSPAGVEPARSSIELPAEVFDVPTNVALIHQVVVAQLAAARQGTASTKTRGEVRGGGKKPHRQKGTGRARQGSTRAPQFAGGGVVHGPKPRSYDQRTPKKMKAAALRGALSDRARHGRVHVASALVAGDSPSTKAITASLASISTAKNLLVVIQRADELSWKSLRNLNGVHVLEPGQLNTYDVLISDDVIFTLDALETFLAGPASGKSAKGAASSAELADAGDVAQGETPVVTEEDEN
- the rplW gene encoding 50S ribosomal protein L23; the protein is MFDDHRDVLLAPVISEKSYGLLDQNKYTFDVHPDANKTQIKIAVEKVFNVKVTDVNTLNRQGKRKRTRFGYGTRKSIKRAVVTLREGDRIEVFGGPAA
- the rplB gene encoding 50S ribosomal protein L2, with product MGIRKYKPTTPGRRGSSVADFVEVTRTTPEKSLVRPLHNRGGRNNTGHITTRHQGGGHKRAYRLIDFRRNDKDGVPAKVAHIEYDPNRTARIALLHYADGEKRYIIAPRTLKQGDEIENGPGADIKAGNSLPLRNIPVGTTVHAIELRPGGGAKIARSAGASVQLVAKDGPYAQLRMPSGEIRNVDVRCRATVGEVGNAEQSNINWGKAGRMRWKGKRPTVRGVAMNPVDHPHGGGEGKTSGGRHPVNPAGKPEGRTRSRKASDSMIVRRRKSNKKR
- the rpsS gene encoding 30S ribosomal protein S19 — protein: MPRSLKKGPFVDDHLLKKVDVQNDKGSKNVIKTWSRRSTIIPDMLGHTIAVHDGRKHVPVFVTEGMVGHKLGEFAPTRTFRGHIKDDRRSRR
- the rplV gene encoding 50S ribosomal protein L22 produces the protein MAANEPDAAVRTAFARASQVNVTPMKARRVIDLIRNKPASDALSVLKFAPQAASEPVAKVLASAIANAENNFNLDPETLIVSRAFVDEGPTLKRFQPRAQGRAFRIRKRTSHITIEVESVERVAKAGSSSRNTGKKGSTR
- the rplP gene encoding 50S ribosomal protein L16, whose amino-acid sequence is MLIPRRVKHRKQHHPDRTGPAKGGTRVTFGEYGVQALEPAYITNRQIESARIAINRHIRRGGKVWINIYPDRPLTKKPAETRMGSGKGSPEWWIANIKPGRVLFELSYPDEKTAKEALTRAIHKLPMKCRIVKREEF
- the rpmC gene encoding 50S ribosomal protein L29; protein product: MATTSNTSELRELHDAELQTRLREFKEELFNLRFQMATGQLDNNRRLRVVRHDIARIYTILRERELGLSVAPEGGAA
- the rpsQ gene encoding 30S ribosomal protein S17, whose protein sequence is MSTDATPATTETVRDADRKVREGLVVSDKMDKTVVVAVEDRVKHPLYGKVIRRTNKLKAHDEANSAGVGDRVLLMETRPLSATKRWRVVEIIERAK
- the rplN gene encoding 50S ribosomal protein L14; translation: MIQQESRLRVADNTGAKEILCIRVLGGSGRRYAGIGDIIVATVKDALPGAGVKKGDVVKAVIVRTVKERRRADGSYIKFDENAAVLIKADGEPRGTRIFGPVGRELRDKKFMKIISLAPEVL
- the rplX gene encoding 50S ribosomal protein L24 — translated: MKIKKGDEVVVIAGKDRGKTGKVIASYPAENKVIVEGVNRVTKHTPVSANARGAKTGGIVTQEAKVDASNVMLVVDGQATRVGYRRDEETGRNVRVARRTGKDL
- the rplE gene encoding 50S ribosomal protein L5, producing MSTEASTTAVPAPRLKLRYRQEIVPALQSEFSYANPMQVPGVVKIVVNMGVGQAAKDAKLMDGAVRDLTLITGQKPLVQKARVSIAQFKLREGMPIGAKVTLRGDRMWEFLDRLLSLALPRIRDFRGLSPKQFDGNGNYTFGLNEQSMFHEIDPDTIDRPRGMDITVVTTAKNDDEGRALLRALGFPFKEN
- a CDS encoding type Z 30S ribosomal protein S14, giving the protein MAKTSLRIKAAAKPKFAVRGYTRCQRCGRSQAVYKKFGLCRICLREMTHAGELPGMTKSSW
- the rpsH gene encoding 30S ribosomal protein S8, which translates into the protein MTMTDPIADMLTRLRNANSAFHDTVSMPHSKLKAHIAEILQQQGYISGFQVTDTEGDLPGKVLTLNLKYGPNRERSIAGVRRVSKPGLRVYAKSTGLPRVLGGLGIAIISSSSGLLTDRQAAKRGVGGEVLAYVW